The Vicia villosa cultivar HV-30 ecotype Madison, WI linkage group LG1, Vvil1.0, whole genome shotgun sequence genome includes a region encoding these proteins:
- the LOC131635743 gene encoding DDT domain-containing protein DDR4, giving the protein MSTGSPSSLPADHHHRSSPSPEPDSKNHIEPEPVPKQEKETETETSPAPPSPPAPLPPPTTRSNRPSRACTIRAASRNYSSQQPVIERKPKKEHKREEQEEREESPPLPQCSNSKIVTPLVEPPSESQMSRWKLRSMWELASVLNFLNLFRPLLNISLEFSAEEFETALLNPNDTLFYIHMPLLKAIPPITRMALTRDTWITVLCRKLRDWWHWVAEGDLPIVASHGTEIEVYKSLDPSVRIIILKALCDIRVEQEDIRSYIDNSIKHGAQLSTFRKERIGGDSNGISYWYEDDPVIGHRLYREIRKTEVIQPRKGRSRGSQVLSSTSYQWEAVATNFDEFQDVSEKLFSSKNRTETSVGKKLKIDMLPEIEKVHKKKERLLKKQHREALLLDNYLVADALSSGRALRDRKPVTYTFDDYDRSINEAIKVTKRKQSSPEPMPRREPVPKPEDLTNGNHGPSHVAQEQNFTISSPESFDSDDDDEYDNTDNLDRSGRRRRKPKRYSENEFVEEVSDYEPEFESDDDIVGEVVYDEEYLKKRKQRRKHSSSSEGDEEYQWDDDNVEDEEEEEEEEDDDSASMSEDSDKPRKAKRLPGRTRRETKLRSVGEIQSSPRRSKRATRNRINYKQYELSDSETEFTKPGKSNASADHSDPSENENENANENDNENENGEYMVESEDSDSVEDEDQEMKVDEPVSVPYPAVEENEPNQPPEKSSSPPGQDEVEGTGKRRFLDLNELAPSPGFDDGPNTIMKDEDNNDY; this is encoded by the exons ATGTCTACCGGATCTCCCTCTTCCCTTCCCGCCGACCACCACCACCGATCATCTCCCTCACCGGAACCAGATTCCAAAAATCACATCGAGCCTGAGCCTGTACCTAAACAGGAAAAGGAAACGGAAACGGAAACATCACCCGCTCCTCCATCACCACCAGCTCCTCTTCCGCCGCCGACCACCAGAAGCAACCGCCCTTCCCGAGCTTGCACAATTCGCGCTGCGTCGCGAAACTATTCTTCCCAGCAGCCGGTAATTGAACGGAAACCGAAGAAAGAGCATAAGCGGGAGGAACAGGAGGAGCGGGAGGAGTCTCCTCCGCTGCCGCAATGCAGTAACAGTAAGATTGTTACTCCGCTCGTGGAGCCGCCGTCTGAGTCGCAGATGTCGCGGTGGAAGTTAAGGTCGATGTGGGAGTTAGCTTCCGTGCTCAATTTCTTGAAT ttGTTTAGGCCTTTGTTGAATATCTCACTTGAATTCTCTGCGGAAGAGTTCGAGACTGCTCTTCTCAATCCCAATGACACTTTGTTTTACATTCACATGCCTTTGCTAAAG GCAATCCCTCCTATTACACGAATGGCACTCACACGGGATACTTGGATAACCGTATTATGCAGAAAATTGAGAGATTGGTGGCATTGG GTTGCCGAGGGGGATCTCCCGATTGTTGCTTCACACGG GACGGAGATTGAAGTTTATAAATCACTTGATCCATCTGTCCGTATTATCATCTTAAAAGCATTATGTGACATTCGTGTTGAG CAAGAAGATATCCGAAGTTATATTGACAACTCGATTAAACATGGTGCTCAACTTTCAACATTCCGTAAAGAGCGTATTGGAGGTGATTCAAATGGAATCTCTTATTG GTATGAAGATGACCCCGTGATTGGTCATAGGTTGTATAGAGAAATAAGAAAAACTGAAGTGATTCAACCAAGGAAAGGGAGATCAAGAGGTTCTCAGGTTCTTTCTAGTACGTCATATCAGTGGGAAGCGGTTGCTACCAATTTTGATGAATTTCAAGATGTTTCT GAGAAACTTTTCTCAAGTAAAAACAGAACAGAGACTTCTGTGGGGAAAAAGCTGAAGATAGACATGCTTCCTGAAATTGAGAAAGTTCACAAG AAAAAAGAGAGGTTGCTGAAAAAGCAGCACAGAGAAGCTCTTCTTCTTGATAATTACTTGGTTGCTGATGCGCTTTCTTCTGGGCGTGCACTTCGTGACAGGAAACCTGTGACTTACACTTTCG ATGATTATGATCGGTCCATCAATGAGGCAATAAAAGTAACCAA GCGGAAGCAGTCATCTCCAGAACCTATGCCCAGGAGAGAACCAGTACCGAAGCCTGAAGATTTGACTAATGGGAACCATGGTCCTTCACATGTTGCACAAGAGCAGAATTTTACTATCTCATCTCCAGAATCATTTGACTCTGATGATGACGATGAATATGATAATACTGACAATTTGGACCGAAG TGGTCGTCGAAGAAGGAAACCTAAGCGGTATTCAGAGAATGAGTTTGTTGAAGAAGTATCAGATTATGAGCCAGAATTTGAAAGTGATGATGATATTGTTGGAGAGGTTGTATATGATGAAGAATATCTCAAGAAACGTAAGCAGAGAAGGAAGCATTCTAGCAGCTCTGAAGGAGATGAAGAATATCAGTGGGATGATGATAAtgtagaagatgaagaagaagaggaggagGAAGAGGACGATGACTCGGCTAGCATGAGTGAGGATAGTGACAAACCCCGAAAAGCCAAACGGTTGCCTGGCCGAACTAGGAGGGAAACTAAACTCAGGTCTGTGGGTGAGATTCAATCAAGTCCAAGACGCAGTAAGAGGGCAACTAGAAATCGTATAAATTACAAACAATATGAGTTGTCGGATTCAGAAACCGAGTTCACCAAACCCGGGAAATCTAATGCATCAGCTGATCACTCAGATCCCAGTGAGAATGAAAATGAGAATGCTAATGAGAATGATAATGAGAATGAGAATGGGGAATATATGGTGGAAAGTGAAGATTCAGATagcgttgaagatgaagatcaggAAATGAAAGTAGACGAGCCTGTTAGTGTTCCTTACCCTGCAGTAGAAGAGAATGAACCAAACCAGCCTCCTGAAAAGTCAAGTAGTCCTCCTGGTCAAGATGAAGTCGAGGGCACGGGAAAGAGACGTTTCCTTGATTTGAATGAGCTTGCCCCTAGTCCTGGATTTGATGATGGTCCAAATACAATAATGAAAGACGAAGACAACAATGATTACTGA